One genomic region from Cellulosilyticum sp. I15G10I2 encodes:
- a CDS encoding radical SAM protein codes for MAYENYITKLDHSIMNMFKGALKIVTHHPSLTAYALQSIKWQSEASNKRAFWEKQGIHVPPFMIASITRKCNLRCKGCYSHVFKHNNTSEMSSEKFDKIVGEASELGISLALIAGGEPFVKPEFLQTAKAHKHIIFPVFTNGLFLNDTLINELKKLKNVIPILSIEGDAAKTDARRGMGIYKKVTEVMKQLDEAGIFFGLSFTINRDNFSTLTAPDFVKTHEKLGAKLFFYVEYVPVDTSEDAASVISIQQRVNLMTLLEDYRSKFNSLFIAFPGSEEAFGGCLAAGRGFFHINPEGGLEPCPFSPYSDQNLNEVSLKEGLKSELFFKLQNSPDHLREIEGGCALWNNADFVRSLLNPL; via the coding sequence ATGGCTTATGAAAATTATATTACTAAACTAGATCACTCTATTATGAATATGTTTAAAGGTGCACTTAAAATCGTTACGCATCATCCGTCTCTTACTGCCTATGCTCTCCAATCCATCAAATGGCAAAGTGAAGCATCTAATAAAAGAGCCTTTTGGGAAAAACAAGGCATTCATGTTCCTCCATTTATGATTGCAAGCATTACAAGAAAATGTAACTTAAGATGCAAAGGGTGCTATTCTCATGTTTTTAAACATAATAATACTTCCGAAATGAGTTCAGAAAAATTTGATAAGATTGTGGGGGAAGCGAGTGAGCTAGGTATCTCTCTGGCACTTATAGCAGGGGGTGAACCTTTTGTTAAACCAGAATTCCTCCAAACTGCAAAAGCCCATAAGCATATTATTTTCCCTGTGTTTACAAATGGCCTGTTTCTAAATGATACATTAATTAATGAACTTAAAAAACTAAAAAATGTTATCCCTATTTTGAGTATTGAGGGAGATGCAGCTAAAACAGATGCAAGACGAGGGATGGGTATTTATAAAAAAGTGACAGAAGTGATGAAACAGCTAGATGAGGCTGGCATTTTTTTTGGATTATCTTTTACTATTAATCGTGATAACTTTTCGACTTTGACTGCTCCAGATTTTGTTAAGACTCATGAAAAATTGGGGGCAAAACTCTTTTTCTACGTTGAGTATGTACCAGTGGATACAAGTGAGGATGCCGCCAGCGTTATTTCTATCCAACAAAGAGTAAATTTAATGACACTACTTGAAGATTATCGGTCAAAGTTTAACAGTTTATTTATTGCTTTTCCAGGAAGTGAAGAAGCTTTTGGAGGATGCTTGGCTGCCGGCAGGGGATTTTTTCATATTAACCCTGAGGGTGGACTTGAACCCTGTCCCTTCTCTCCCTATTCTGATCAAAACTTAAATGAGGTCTCTCTTAAAGAAGGGCTAAAGTCAGAGTTATTTTTCAAACTCCAAAACAGCCCAGACCATCTACGAGAGATAGAAGGTGGCTGTGCGCTTTGGAATAACGCGGACTTTGTCAGGTCATTATTGAATCCTTTATAA
- a CDS encoding AraC family transcriptional regulator — MRKTLFEEIIDGMIINRVVRDSEFTMPAKHFHNEYEIYYLLKGERYYFIENETYLVNEGSLVFINHNQIHKTGSVSEAYHDRIVIELRSDYLAPFFASVGDFSLENYFSKYYGVLHLDSKSQSYVENLLFDIVKEIQNKAPGYKLAAYTKLTELLIYAMRLQSKENVFSMPKPSQKVKHQKIHELTLYITENYAQIQSLDDLAKYFYISKCYLSRLFKEVTGFTVNEYISICKIKKAQELLISSDYNISEITSLLGYNSITSFEKAFKKYTETTPLKYRKKMLAVTYQLRDRKQE, encoded by the coding sequence ATGAGAAAGACTTTATTTGAAGAAATTATTGATGGAATGATTATTAACCGTGTGGTTCGTGATTCTGAGTTTACTATGCCCGCTAAACATTTTCATAATGAGTATGAAATATACTATCTTTTAAAGGGAGAGCGGTATTATTTTATTGAAAATGAGACTTATTTAGTCAATGAAGGCAGCCTCGTTTTTATTAATCATAATCAAATTCATAAAACCGGATCTGTGAGTGAAGCCTATCATGATCGCATTGTTATTGAGCTGCGTAGCGACTACCTTGCGCCTTTTTTTGCTTCTGTAGGTGACTTTTCTCTTGAAAATTATTTTTCAAAGTATTATGGAGTTCTGCACTTAGATTCAAAAAGCCAGTCTTACGTAGAAAACTTACTTTTTGATATTGTCAAAGAAATTCAGAATAAAGCTCCAGGCTATAAACTTGCAGCCTATACCAAATTAACAGAGCTCTTAATCTATGCCATGCGTCTACAGTCAAAAGAAAATGTTTTCTCAATGCCTAAACCTTCTCAAAAGGTAAAACATCAGAAAATTCACGAGTTAACCCTATATATTACTGAAAATTATGCGCAGATACAATCTCTTGATGATTTAGCTAAATATTTTTACATAAGCAAATGTTATTTAAGCCGTCTTTTTAAAGAAGTAACAGGATTTACAGTTAATGAATATATCAGTATCTGTAAAATTAAAAAAGCTCAGGAACTTCTTATTAGCAGTGACTATAACATCTCAGAGATTACAAGCCTATTAGGCTATAACAGCATCACTTCTTTTGAAAAGGCCTTCAAAAAATATACTGAAACCACTCCGTTAAAATACAGAAAAAAAATGCTGGCCGTAACTTATCAACTCCGAGATAGAAAACAAGAGTAA
- a CDS encoding family 4 glycosyl hydrolase — MIRENNKVKDIQIAYIGGGSRNWAWTFMKDLALEAELSGTIRLYDIDKKAAKANEIIGNKISQKENAVGKWEYKALASIEETLTGADFVIISVLPGDFKEMASDVHTPEKYGIYQSVGDTVGPGGIIRAMRTIPMFFEIAENIKKYSPDAWVINYTNPMTICVKALYAAFPEIKAYGCCHEVFGTQTILKKALEEMRGLKDVERHEIRTNALGINHFTWIDRATYKDIDLLPIYKEFVDKHYEEGYQVDEEHWLNSVFKSSEKVKFDLFRRHGLIAAAGDRHLAEFVPSNWYLKDPETVAKWQYKLTPVSFRIENREALKEKSRKYVDGMLEIELENSGEEGIAQIKALVGLNELVTNVNLPNKGQMAGVPFDAVVETNALFQAGTVRPIIAGGLPREIESITLRHVEVQEGIIEAALAKDMDKAFKAFSADVQVSTLNPDDARALFDEMVENTKHYLSYWNI; from the coding sequence ATGATTCGTGAGAATAATAAAGTTAAAGATATTCAAATTGCATATATTGGAGGAGGTTCACGGAACTGGGCTTGGACTTTTATGAAGGACCTTGCATTAGAAGCAGAACTTTCAGGAACAATTAGATTGTATGACATTGATAAAAAGGCTGCAAAGGCGAATGAAATAATCGGAAATAAGATCAGCCAAAAAGAAAATGCAGTGGGTAAATGGGAATACAAGGCATTGGCTTCTATTGAAGAAACACTAACTGGAGCTGATTTTGTTATCATTTCTGTTTTACCTGGTGATTTTAAAGAAATGGCAAGTGATGTACATACACCAGAGAAATATGGCATTTATCAATCGGTTGGGGATACTGTAGGGCCAGGGGGTATTATTCGTGCCATGCGTACTATTCCTATGTTTTTTGAGATTGCAGAGAATATAAAAAAATATTCACCAGATGCGTGGGTTATTAACTATACTAATCCAATGACTATTTGTGTCAAAGCACTATATGCTGCATTTCCAGAGATTAAAGCTTATGGTTGTTGTCATGAAGTATTTGGCACACAGACTATATTAAAAAAAGCTTTAGAGGAAATGAGAGGGCTAAAAGATGTAGAAAGACATGAAATAAGAACAAATGCATTGGGCATCAATCACTTTACATGGATAGACCGTGCAACTTATAAAGATATAGATCTTTTACCAATCTATAAAGAGTTTGTAGATAAGCATTATGAAGAAGGCTATCAAGTCGATGAAGAACATTGGCTTAACAGTGTGTTTAAGTCCTCAGAAAAAGTTAAATTTGATTTATTTAGAAGGCATGGCTTAATTGCAGCGGCCGGAGACAGACATTTGGCAGAATTTGTTCCATCAAACTGGTATTTGAAAGACCCAGAAACTGTAGCCAAGTGGCAATATAAGTTGACGCCTGTATCTTTTAGAATTGAAAACAGAGAGGCGCTAAAGGAAAAGAGCCGAAAATATGTAGACGGTATGCTCGAAATCGAGCTTGAAAACTCTGGAGAAGAAGGTATAGCTCAGATTAAGGCGCTGGTGGGGCTTAATGAACTTGTGACAAATGTTAATCTGCCAAATAAGGGGCAAATGGCTGGCGTGCCTTTTGATGCAGTTGTGGAAACCAATGCACTTTTTCAAGCCGGTACGGTAAGGCCTATTATTGCGGGAGGGCTTCCTAGAGAGATTGAAAGTATTACACTAAGACATGTAGAGGTTCAAGAAGGTATCATAGAAGCAGCGCTTGCAAAAGATATGGATAAAGCATTTAAAGCTTTTAGTGCGGACGTTCAGGTTTCAACGCTTAATCCAGATGATGCAAGAGCATTATTTGATGAGATGGTTGAAAATACAAAGCACTATCTTTCATATTGGAATATATAG
- the hydE gene encoding [FeFe] hydrogenase H-cluster radical SAM maturase HydE: MNIQLIKKAEETHILTKEELVCLLKDDSINEELFKAADRVRKKYMGDEVHLRGIIEFSNKCKRDCLYCGLRASNKNVERYRLMPDEIIELAKKAVGYGYKTVVMQSGEDAYYTVDRLKYIITTLKEFGIAVTLSLGEKTYDEYKAYKEAGADRYLLRIETTDKALYEALDPGMKHEDRIRCLKDLKALGYEVGTGCLVGLPNQTIESIADDILFFKEIDADMIGLGPFIPNDDTPLKGAEAGDFTMSLKVMALVRLLLPDVNIPATTAMETLNKQGRMIALQSGANIVMPNVTEGDYRKMYALYPGKICVNDTPGHCFNCITGKIKSIGRTVSNSKGSRVKKANR; the protein is encoded by the coding sequence ATGAACATACAATTAATCAAAAAAGCAGAAGAAACACATATTTTAACGAAAGAAGAACTCGTATGCTTGCTTAAAGATGACAGTATTAATGAAGAACTTTTTAAAGCAGCAGATAGAGTCAGAAAGAAATACATGGGAGATGAAGTCCACTTAAGAGGTATTATTGAGTTCTCTAACAAATGTAAAAGGGATTGTCTATACTGCGGCTTAAGAGCATCTAATAAGAATGTGGAAAGATATAGACTTATGCCGGATGAAATTATAGAACTTGCTAAAAAAGCAGTTGGTTATGGTTATAAGACTGTGGTTATGCAATCAGGAGAAGACGCGTATTATACAGTAGATCGACTTAAATACATCATAACGACGCTCAAAGAATTTGGGATAGCAGTTACTTTATCTTTAGGAGAAAAAACTTATGATGAGTATAAAGCCTATAAAGAAGCTGGTGCAGATAGATATCTTCTTAGAATAGAAACAACAGACAAAGCATTATATGAAGCACTAGATCCGGGAATGAAACATGAAGACCGCATAAGATGCCTTAAAGACCTTAAGGCGCTTGGCTATGAGGTGGGAACAGGCTGCTTAGTAGGCCTGCCTAATCAAACGATAGAGTCTATAGCAGATGATATACTATTTTTTAAAGAAATAGATGCAGATATGATCGGATTAGGACCGTTTATCCCAAATGATGACACGCCGCTAAAGGGTGCAGAAGCTGGAGACTTTACAATGAGTCTCAAGGTAATGGCGCTGGTAAGACTTTTACTTCCAGATGTCAACATACCAGCAACTACAGCGATGGAGACGCTGAACAAACAAGGCAGAATGATTGCCCTCCAAAGTGGTGCCAATATCGTTATGCCTAATGTAACAGAAGGTGACTACAGAAAGATGTATGCACTTTATCCAGGGAAGATCTGTGTGAATGATACACCAGGTCA